Within the Mugil cephalus isolate CIBA_MC_2020 chromosome 1, CIBA_Mcephalus_1.1, whole genome shotgun sequence genome, the region GCAGTGACTCATCTGCTGCAGCAGAGATTTGACAGTCTGTGTATCTGTTGTTCTTTCTGAGATGTGGATGTTGGTTCTCGCCTGCACTCTGCCTCTGCCAGCTGGATACTTCATGCCAGTATTTATCTACGGTGAGTAAATGGAGGGGGCTCAAGTCTGAATATAAGTATGGCAAGTCTGTCTCCCTGCATCCTCTCTTTGTACTACGGCAAACTGAAATATAAGCTACTGATTTGTTTCAGCTTCTCATTTCCAGGTGCAGCTATTGGGCGTTTGCTTGGAGAAGGAGTAGTTTATGTATCATCCACTGGAGGGACTTCAGGCCAGCAGTGGGCTTCTGTAAATCCTGGAGGCTATGCACTTGCTGGTAGAAAACTCTGATTAGTAGCTCTTTAGTGCTGATAGTTTATAGTAATGACCTCTTTCATGTATGTTAACTTAAAtgaatgtctgtgaaggttcttagtcatccaggccacagtatatccaaaaaatgtttaagaacGGCCTGGagaaacaagtccagttgcctttcttaaaCAATTTTTTGGATAAACCTATGACCAAATGACTCATGTAAGCCATTGTAATTTTTGAACCAAATCTACCCACAGCTAATACTGGAGACTTACATTCCTGTTATCTTGTTCCAGAAAAATTTCTTACACGTCAGGATGtcacaaaaacaattaaagtGTATAATGTAAATTTGTGCTAATCTGAGGAAATCTTGCTAGATTCAGcaaaaagtgtgttttaatatGGATAACATGATTGATGAAGACAATATTTTGGTTATAATATGACAGTTCACACCATCAATAGACAATACACCcttattatttctgctttgtAGGTGCGGCAGCCTTCTCTGGAGCTGTGACGCATACATTGTCTCCAGCTCTCCTTGCTATAGAGTTAACGGGCCAGTTCAGCCATGCTGTGCCTATCCTCCTAGCCACTCTTCTGGCTAATGCCGTGGCACGCTCTGGGCACCGCCCGTCTTTCTACGACGCCCTGTCTATCAGCAAAAGGCTCCCACACCTGCCCTCTCTGACTAAGGCATGTCCTCAGTAAGTAAAACAAAGAGCCAGACGACTGCTGACGGTGGTACTCCTTAGTCAACATGTGGAAGAGATTAAACAGCATtctaaaagttaaaaatataatCCCTTAAAATCTGAGTACAGGTCTGACAACTTTTGATGTTTCCCAGAAGACATTTTAACTCGTCACAGTTTGGAAAGAGCATATGAGTTAATAGTGGTTAGGTTGTAGGAGTATGCTTGTGACTTAATAGAACCGAGCCCTCATCATTACACCTATACCCATTACtgtctgaaatatatatatatttggaagtaagggggaaaatatatattaaaaaaataaagtttaaaacgCTGCTCTAGGTGTGACAGTTCCAGTCTGTCAGTCCAGCACTGGGTCAGAGAGCAATATTTCATCACTTGATAGATGGATGCCACATTATGACTTGTGCAGTCATTTGATTGCAATTTAAGAGCCACTCACAATTTCCaccaaaacacttaaaaataattttaaaagacaacaacaacaaattcaacTGAATTCAACGGCGGCCTCAGCCACACTATAGACTAGGCTATCTAATAACTGACTCACAGACATGAggtaattgaattgaatttttaaTAAGAAGTAAGCAGGATAAAGACTGTTTAATGCTCACTCACAGTAACACTGCAGGCTACAGAATAGATTTGTGAAAATCTCAGAGGCCAGTCAAGTAATGGCTGAGTCACCGGTATTGATCTAGAATCCCATCAGCTATTAGCAACAAAAAGATCTATTAGTCCTAATTTGTGCTCTGAGGGAGGAATATGCAGACAGAGGAAAACACTTATGTATGTGGACCAGACGCTTCCTCCACCTGCAAGAAGGTTCACGTACTATGATTATTTATGTACAATCATGTACAACTGTGAATTGTAAATGGTTAAGAAAGGATACTGATTGTTCTTTAACCTCCCGAAACCCagtcatttgtttggaatgcatcttaatttctttaaaataagattaagatctttaggtctttagaagtataaaaaataagcatcatctttaaactAGAAGCAGGTTTTGGAAAAGAAATAGGTGggcacagggattatttcacagtatattacaatttaagacACCAGTGTGTAAACGGCTTGGTTTTATAACAACTAAAATCCTCCACAATCACCACAACACAGCTTGATGGCTgcttttttacctttttttttttcttttgctcttggGAACAAACAGCTTTTGTTGCTCCcttaaaatcaattcaaattaaGAATCCTGACAACCTGACAGTATAATGGAAAATTCATACAAGTGTCTCTTCTTTTGTTCCTGGTGTGacaatattcttcttctttgcagaCTTCCCTCCACACCAGTCGGGCAGTTTTTGGGAGGGAAACTGGTGCAGCTTCATACAGCAGCAGGGCCAGTGGAGGTCCAGCATGCTCTTAACACCTGCACCCAAACACAAATCCCTGTTGTGGACACACATGGTGCGCAAAATAACATAGTTAATGTTGTCCAATTTTTCGGTTTGTAGTAGCATAGTTTCTTTCTGCTGAGGAAATGAAACATTGGCACTTATTCAGCAGGATCCTTAAAGATCATAACGTGCCGGTCAGACTCATGTTGATGAGCCTCTTGAAAGGAAAAGCGAAGCGATAGAGAGAAATTATGAAAAACTATAACCCTCTAGAAGCGTACAGCAAGTCAACCGCACAGCAAGTCAACTGCACAGAAGTGCCTCGCTGAGGAGAAAATTGTCAGTCGTCTAGCTGTGCCTTTGAGCAGCAATCACATTGGATGACTTTATGTTTGGAACTGACTGCTCACAAGCTCTAGAAAGCTGCACACTTTAAACTGCGACACAGACTGTGGCAACGAAAATtgatttcctctcctcttgtgtTGTAGAGTCGCAGATTTTGCTGGGGTTTGTTCTGCGATCGGAGCTACTGATGTTTCTGAGTCACTACGAGACTGAGGTAAAAGCCTGGATGTGTACCAGCAGACATCTGCAGAGTTCAGAGGGCTGTTTAAAAAGCAGGTCATGCCTTTAAAATCAATCTGACACTGACTGAATATAAAACTGCTGCAAAACAGGAGCAGGCTGTACAGACAGGTCTGCCGGCTGATGTAAGAGCTCAGTGCCTGAcaactcatttttttattgtttggtcacaaaaaatacttgaaaaCTGAGCTGTTTATCAAAAATATGTTTACCTGACTGCAGACCAGAGATAAGCTTTTCACAGGaagaaattactttttcaagagAACAGAAATCAACAACTAAAACTAAAGGTTGTTGCCTGACATGTAGAGGACATATGCCTGAGACACAAAATGCACACATAAAGAATATGTTTGTATTATTCTCTGcagagactggaaaaacgtCTTGATGAAGTCTGTTGCATTCATCCTGCCTCTGTCCTGCTATCACCTCATAACACCGTTCAGGAGGTATGAAAAGCTCAATCAGTGTAGAGGAATCTAAAGGTGTGGGGAAtgctttctttctgctgcttggTCTGAGCACTAAGAACAAAGTTGAAACCGGGCAGAAATTAGCCTAGACTGAAATCCTTGGGATTGGACCACAGCAGTTGACACTTGTCTTAACATCAATCCAGTTGTCAGAAACCTGGGTGTCAGGTTTTAACTCTTTCCTAAGTTTTaagtccccctttttttttaacttttaaagaaACTGAGACTTTTTGACGCTTTTACTTTGTTGTGCCTGGATTATTGGGATAGCCCTTTTACAATAAATCAATCTCACAACTTCAGATGGTACAACATTAAGCTGAGAGGCTTTTAACCAGAACTAGGAGAATAGATCGCTCAGGTTCTAACAGGTCTCCACTGGTTGTGAGTACCTTTTAGAATAGATTTTTAAGAtcttatttattacttttaaagCTGTGCATGGCTCGTCAACACTATATGTGCTGACTCTTACTTTAAATCACACCTATAACGTACTTTTCTTCTGAGAGTTTTTCCTGgttataattcagttttaattgaGATTTGAATTGagtctatttttaattttttcatagtttttgttAACTTTATAAGCACTTTCttatgttgatttaaaagttagctatagaaataaagatgaatattatatttatcattatCATGTAGAATGCGGACTGGAGGGATGGACAaaatttaagattaaaaaaatggcTTGGATGTATTGCTACATTATTCATGTGATGTGAGACATATACTGCATGTAACAACAGCATTTAGAAATTTGATCACATCTACAGTTCTGTAAAACTATAGAGGTGCATTTTACCTTTGCTTTGCAACTAGGCTGACGGTATTCTGATTTCATCTCTGTACATAAAGCATCTCATTTATCCAGTCTAAAAATTAACAGTTTCGTTCATGTTCATTGTGGCATGTTGACAATAAAATCCTACTTTTCGTCATTCAATACCAAACATCCCATAGAAACAGTTTGAAACAACTAAACAGAGGCAGCAGCCAGCAGCCAAGGAGCACACATAAATTTAGATGAGGTTTAATGGCATGtgattaatattaaatatttaaagtggtGAACATTTCTATTAAAACCATATGCTCTGCTCTTCCAGGCCCACAGCATACTGAGCTTTGTCAGAGCCCAGACCCTTTTTGTTACAGACAGAGGAAGACTAGTTGGGATCATCACATGGCCAGAGGTAATCAGAGTTTGCATGCTATGTGTGCTTTCACACTTACCCACACTCAAGTGTTTAATCACTGCTTTCTTTCTATAATATTCCTCTGGGACTGTTTCTTTACTCCAaatgcaatttcattttttaacaagATCACGACCCCATGTGGATTTGTTTGAACTATGGAGAATTGGAGTGGAAAAATGGCTACTTATGGATTCAaagctcctcttcttcctttcctccctctgtgtctctctctccactttCCCTTCCAGATGAAGGGAATACTTGAGGACCTGGCCAAAGAAATCTAGCTGTACCAGTGGGAAATAAACAGATCCGATGACCATATTCAAGCAAACATACAAGTCTGATTAACTTGAAACAAGGACCGTGACTAATAGCTATAACCCTTCTTCATTCCCCAGGTGTCAACTGTTATTAGCTGCAGACTCGCATGAAAAACACTCATCAGGAAAATTGGCTGTTATTGAAATTAGCAAGATTCTCATCCACAGAGGAAATTGCACTGTCTCATTAACTGATACTCAGTTTGTGACATAGTGAAATTAGAATGTGTCTACCTAGGATAATATCCAATGGGCAAGTAGGAACACAATTAATCCCTGCTGGCGTGTTTTTCCTGCTGAACCCCACTCAGTCTGTATCTGTTCACCATCTATTAGCAAATGTCTTGTTTACCCAGTATTTGATAACCTCTGAGCCCAAGGATGTTTGTGATTACACTTCAAAATAGTCCTTGTTTCCATGCATAAGTACACCTACATATAAGCAAGATAATCCTATCTAATTGTTGTTTAATTATACTGGTGTCTAGTAGTGATGCATTTGGTTAGCTAAACATCTTCTACATTTGAATTTCGAATAATATGAATTAAGATGAAGTTTGTCATTTCctggaaatcaataaaaaaaatgtggatgagTCATCCTGCACCCAGAGGCATACAAATTTTGCACTTAATGATTTGCTTTCTCTCAGCGTACCTCCTTCACCAGCAGGACTGCCTTCATCAGACCTTGGCGCAAACATTTACAGCCTCACTTCACAAGCAGTGTTATGTGGTCATCTTGTTCTCTCTGTCCAACTGGTCCGTAAAATTCAGACTCGGTCAATGGTGGCAGCAAATAATTCTTCGACAACAGAAAACTTTGTTGATGTGTATTCCTACTTAGCTACCTTTTGTTGAGGGCAAACGTGAACATGCAAACCCAAAAAGTACTCTGTTCGTAGTAGTTTCGTAGAAACTTTAAGTTGGTTATGTGTCATTTTCTGACAATTTTATCAATATCTCTGTTGCATTCAcaaacttcattcattaattttctattGCCACTCATCCTTAACATACACCCATACACATGTGTGCTAAACTGACTCGTCAGAGGATCCAATCTGGCTCACAGGTTGACTTTACAAAGTGTGAAGGTTGCATAGAAGACATGTAACTGAAATTGTTCAATGAAAGTAACTGCTATTGTTGGGAGTtgggacataacacaacactgagagccAGAAGTAAACAGCAGATGCCAGCTGTGTGATGTACTATTAGCTAGGTAGCTAAGAAGTTGCTATTAGCTAATGATGTTCTTGTACTTCTTTATACTAAAACGAAGGGAGAAATTTGGAGtttttataggttattatgctattatgtAACTGGTCCAGCCCGTTTGGGATCTAGCTACTGGTGGGTTGCAGCCCAAAACCCTTTTGTTTTGAGGTTATTGATAACCCGCACACCTTCAGTTCAGTTATATTAAAATTGCAATAACCTGAATTATCATAcgaaactaataaataataaattcttcAAAGGATAAGTATTGCCATTTAAGAACTTCTGTGGCCACAGGTGCTAATTGCAGGTCTTGCTTGCACTGAATTCTGTAGAGCTCCAAGTCTGTGTGGTGAAGTCACAGCAAGTGTTTGTCATGAGAACACTAATACTTTCTCTAGTTGGATGCTTAACATGAACTGTGAGAAGGACTAGTCTTCCCTCAGCAGAGGGATGccatctgtgtgtctgctgaGAGGGCTCTCTGTTTCTTGTTGACTAGGGGAAAAGGCTAAACACACCACGGCTTCACTTGGTGTAAAGCTCTACTCAAAGAATGTCATGACAGGAAACACTAACACCTCCATTCTCCAACCAGCTGTCTCAGGCTCAGACACACAGCACTGCTGACATGCATGTAGAAACCAAATAGAAATTCTATgtccttctccccctctcctttcCTGCACTCATCTTTTCCCTCACCACTCCCCTGCACCTGCGGCTCTCAGACAGAGAAGTGTGAATTATAGCTAATCACAGTTGAGACTCAGCCAGATAATTGGATAtatgctttcttcttcttcttcttcttcttcttctctctaatTCAGATGAGAAATCTCAAAGGTGACGCATTTCCAATTTCTCAGTGATATCTTCTCTGTAGACTGGACACTGTGTTATTGTCCCTTAACCACATTCTTCTCTTCAatcaacataaaagaaaaaatgatccaaaacacagctggacaGTCTTATGCAACACATATATTACAACTGAGGTTTTATAACAAGATATTTACACGGCAGCATTTGACTCTTCACAGTTCAGCTCTACATATAATTGTAAAGTGTTTACTGTACattgaataaaaaattaaaatgtaactgCTGAACTACAGTATGTACATTCACAAAAGTCTATGTCTCGACCAAGGAGAAAATACTATGTGGAGTCTTTGTATCTGAACACTGGGCTCTCAGACCATTCCAAAGATGTAATTTGAGGAGTTGCTTCTTGAAATATCTCACAGATGTCTGCGTTTATTTCTTGAATCACTCATTGCTGGTGGTCAAGACTCAACCTCTCACTGAGGCTCATTTTGGAGATTGCAGTGAAAATTGCCTTCGGGCTTCTTTCCAAGCCTAGTTGTAAAAAACATCATCCTCGGAGAGCGAGCTGCTGTCTACGTGTCGGACAGCAGCCTCTGCAGTCACAGCACTCTCCTCAAAAGGATGGTCTCTGTCCTGCTGAGTGTTGGACATCAGGGAAATGGAGTGGCCTGGCTGCGGTGGGACCAGGATGGTTGCGCTGTTGCTGCCGTAAGTCTGGGCGTGAATGCTGTACAAGTGCTGGGGAACACCAACGCTTCCTCCATCAAGCAGGAACTGAGACAAGAAGTGGCTTTGTGCTGCTGAGGAAGGATAATAATATCAGTCAAATGGCTGCTTCTTTAAAACTATGAACAAATATGTGACAGCTGGATGTCCTCTGTAATAATATCTCATCAACTATTTGCTATAATATATCAGTCAACCCTGATATACTATAGCAACACTAGAGATACATTTACAGCCCTTGATTTAGGTGGATTGAAGTGGATTGAAAATGTTCTGCAGCTCCGAACAAGATGCTGCACAAATTGTTTCTGTAATCCTGAATAGCCTAGCCATTCCACTAAAGAATACACTGGTCGTGTAGGTGAAGGTGACCGTAAGTGTTGGTCACGAGAATTGTGTCATGCAGTTTGTCTGTACACGCCTGTCAGGATTCTTTCCTGGCAGCCTTTAAAtgtttaagaagaaaaaaaaaaaaaaacatagcagCAGACATCACCATCCTCACTATGTTGTGAAATAGGAAATCATTCTTTAATCCGTCTTGTCTCGTTTGTCCCAGAAATCTATTTTAAGGTAAAATGCTGACTTGAGGACTGTAATCAGGGAAACCCAGGCAGAGACTATTAGACAGAACTGGGACTTAATCATTTGGTTCATTTTGTACTCAAATACAAACGATGTCCACACTGAAAGCCCCAGGCACATACCAACCTTGTAAGCTGGTGGACGGCTGCTCTAAGTTATCATTCATGGACCACACATTCATGGCAGCTTCAGCCAGGGCAAACTGCTCCGCCACACCTAAGaaacaaaaggcaaacaaacacaatttatATTGTTTCTAAGAAGTCAATCCCCTGTTGTTTTCCACCATGTCCACCAACGTCACAAATAATAGCAAATTGAATAAGTGACAAGACTTGAGTCACTGTCATGGGACGTCTTAAGGGCTATTGATTTTTGTAGATGCTCCCTTTGCACAAGaccaatcaaacaaaaacaacgtgAGAGGGATCAGACAATCACTTCATTTCCACTGacatcatcttgtttttctaGAACACATCCGGCTGTCTTACCTGCAGCAAAGCGAGCTTCCTTGATCTCATCCGTCATTTGGGAGTAGAATTGTTCATCTTCCTGAAGCTCGGCCTCCATGCCCCCCCAGCCTCCGCCTCCTCTACCCCAGGCCCCGCTCCAAcctctcccacctccaccagccTCACCGCATCCACCCCAACCCTTCCACTCAATCAGGTGAGCAACTCGCCCTTGCGCCATCGCTGTTGGCTTGGTGATATGCTCCTTTATAGTGGCCACCAGGCCTAAATAATGAGAGGGAGGTGGGGATTAGATAAATGGTAACCAGGCATAAAAGACGAGACGTATAGTGAATGTGGTAACAGGAGAACAATGGGAGATCATTTGAGAAGAACTGAAGATAAATGGCCACATGAAATAGTGCAGATAGGAAGGGTGAATAAGTGCTACAGCAATGGTCTAATAATCTAAAGCAAAAGTtgacagatggaaaaaatgtattagtcactgtttaattaatttactttatttttaattgaaccATGAAAAGAAGCATGTGAATACAGATTACAGAATTATGTGTGTACCCCACTTGACTACATTGAAATCAATACACAATAACTTGATTGAAAAACAAGAAAGCTTTTGAGTAttaatacaaatgaaaaaatgaaactaaattcaTTTCCATTCACAGAAATGCAACTCAAAAATGTTAGTCAATTTTTTAGTTATGAGTGGCTAAAACGTGTCATGACATGGGAGGAGGAAAGTTGCATGGTCGACGGTTAAAACTAAGACAGAAATAATCTACATCCTTTGTAACACTAGCTGATGTCTTATGGAAAAGGCTTGTTTGACAGGTGTGTGATGGATCAAGGAAGGGCCCTTAGAGACTGATGACACCCTTTCAGGAAGCACAGTCAGGTGTCTGCATCATTGATCAGATCCAAAAGTCCAAGAGGTTCTGGCCAGACCCAGAATTTTCAGAATtgaaaacagcataaaaaataaatgcattaacgTGTATGTACTGTAAGTCTTTGGATGGATGCCATTGGCAGATGCTTCTGGTCTCTCACTGTTGCCCCAAATGGTTCCTTGTGAAGCATTGTCTGTTAGTCCCTGTATCGCTACATGATGTTATTTCTAACCAGAGTCACAGGGTAAAGCTGTCAGGAAGCCATAGTTTCATTTAATCACAGGAGACAAGAGTGGAAAGGTCTTGGGAAAGGAAGAGTTGGAATTATATTGACCACAAGCCCAGGTCATATTGCAGGACaggaaaataaagcagatttaaaagGACAGAACAAGGAAATGTTGAGAAGTTAAAGGTCAGAAGAGAGACTGAGGAAAAAGGTTAAGGTAATATTTAAGGGGGAGAAACAGAGATGAGAAAAGGACTAGAAATAAAGGGAAGAACGGATGGAGGAATGTACAGTATAGTTTGATCCAAGATCTGATGCCTGAGTTcaataaaagaacagaagaacaCTTTCATGTAATTTTCTTTTGAGCTCAGCACCTAGAGACTCGGCTCTCTTTTTGTTGTGACACCGATACTGTCTCACCCTGCGTTCACAGTGATGACTCTGTTATGAGGCTGTAGACGGTGAGAAAGCTATTTTTGCATCTTTTCGGATGTGTGTACACAGTAGGAAAATCCCATTTGCTTTTCAAATTAGTTATTTCATGCTTGCTGTCCAGATCGCATTGTGAAAAAGAGGTTGACGTGGCTTGCTGCAGAATATTGATTTGTTTATGTGATTTGAGAATGCAGTGAGCTGCAGGATGACAGTCAAGATTTCTCTCAGTATTTGTAGGTATAGTGCAGTTGAGAAACATTATCTAAGGTAATGCTCAGGTTCCTCAGGGGGCTAATGCACACTGTGCTGTTTTAAGCTACTGACAGCATGTGTCCAGAATCCATGCATGTCTGttattaaatttctttaatccATTATATCAAATTTGCATATTAAATTTGATAAAAGTCCACTGCTAGAATATAAAGCCTAAACATGCTTAAaaatcttatttattgtttctgaTTATTCTTTTTTCAAATGTTCTTAGACCCCATAGTCCTGATGAGAGGAGATGTATTACTGATATGCCTGACTGAGTCCAATGTAGTTATTGCTGTTCACTGAAAGCAATGAGCTTAACAAGCAGCAGCAAATAGAGCACTGAGTGCAAGgaacatacttttttttctccccgacATATTAGGCTCCCTACAGACAAACCTCCCTTAATAGTAAAGATTGTtggagtggagagagagagatccagAAAAGAATATCAGATGCTACTCAAAGCTGAGAGCGGTACTTAAAATATTGTTGCTTGGGGACATTCTTGGGGTTATTTGCCAAAAATATGTTAGAAATAAATTAAGCCACCATCATTGTTTCATATTTCACTGtaataaaacatacacagaaCATCTGACAAATGACAATTAGTAGTCTTTTTATTCTATGTTAGGTCTCCAATTTTGGACTCCAAGTGGGACATACTGTAGATGGCGTGACCTACATACGTA harbors:
- the fam131c gene encoding protein FAM131C isoform X1 translates to MGACLCRGHKEPQLPVSTLHQAEEGQPSSVNDGQNPSNGSVADKTNHYDIGELATSSLMGLVATIKEHITKPTAMAQGRVAHLIEWKGWGGCGEAGGGGRGWSGAWGRGGGGWGGMEAELQEDEQFYSQMTDEIKEARFAAGVAEQFALAEAAMNVWSMNDNLEQPSTSLQAAQSHFLSQFLLDGGSVGVPQHLYSIHAQTYGSNSATILVPPQPGHSISLMSNTQQDRDHPFEESAVTAEAAVRHVDSSSLSEDDVFYN
- the fam131c gene encoding protein FAM131C isoform X2, whose amino-acid sequence is MGACLCRGHKEPQLPVSTLHQAEEGQPSSVNDGQNPSNGSVADKTNHYDIGELATSSLMGLVATIKEHITKPTAMAQGRVAHLIEWKGWGGCGEAGGGGRGWSGAWGRGGGGWGGMEAELQEDEQFYSQMTDEIKEARFAAGVAEQFALAEAAMNVWSMNDNLEQPSTSLQAQSHFLSQFLLDGGSVGVPQHLYSIHAQTYGSNSATILVPPQPGHSISLMSNTQQDRDHPFEESAVTAEAAVRHVDSSSLSEDDVFYN